In the Colletotrichum higginsianum IMI 349063 chromosome 7 map unlocalized unitig_7, whole genome shotgun sequence genome, one interval contains:
- a CDS encoding FAD binding domain-containing protein, whose protein sequence is MHSPTDSSTSSRSDDSPIVISPAASPTASPPEKAPLTTSSTTTTTTTTNKTPTATTTKRPSSPPPKVSNTDVLIIGAGPTGLTLALELSVQSIPFRIIDKLPEPSDKSRALAVQCRSQELLNRHPHIAESMLADGTKGPGVNIYCNKRHLVTGTFDDLGFDDTRFPLPLWVSQADTEAAMLRQLEVYGGTVERGVSAEDIKQDGVRASATLVRSSSSSSSSSTPEKEILRAKYIVGCDGAHSVVRHSADVTFEGSQYPQQYILCDAKVRGDYDAERVSLFLGSRVMVVFPLRDGVIRMVGERSSRSKREGDPDVAEIEAFMEEVMGRRPEIEEALWLASFRWNCRGVNRYRDGRLFLAGDAAHIHSPAGGQGMNTGIQDAVNLGWKLAAVIRGEKEESFLDTYHEERHPVGQHLLTGTDRMFSMVASQNTIFTTVRNALMPWIVPRVWNNRARRLSVYTFISQMAIKYRRSSIVGTAIGFEGPVRGGWRAPDGQLTDERGEKARWLLGMTSARDHTILLFAGVEADEENLEAAEEKLVTDGRFKEYEVVKVYAGDTVGKGGYKDVDGMLHKRYGFEKGAGFVVVRPDGYVEFIGPAECVEEFLMM, encoded by the coding sequence ATGCATTCACCAACGGATTCGTCAACCAGTTCACGATCGGATGATTCACCGATAGTCATTTCGCCAGCAGCTTCGCCAACGGCTTCACCGCCGGAAAAGGCACCGCTGACTACATCgtcgaccaccaccaccaccaccaccaccaacaagaCCCCCACTGCCACAACCACCaagaggccgtcgtcgccgccgccaaaggtGAGCAACACGGAcgtcctcatcatcggcgccggcccgaCGGGcctcaccctcgccctcgagctctCGGTCCAGAGCATCCCCTtccgcatcatcgacaagcTCCCCGAGCCCTCGGACAAGtcgcgcgccctcgccgtccagTGCCGCTCGCAGGAGCTCCTCAACCGCCACCCGCACATCGCCGAGTCCatgctcgccgacggcacaAAGGGCCCCGGCGTCAACATCTACTGCAACAAGCGCCACCTCGTCACCGGCACCTTTGACGACCTTGGCTTCGATGACACCCGCTTCCCGCTGCCCCTGTGGGTCTCCCAGGCCGacaccgaggccgccatgctccgccagctcgaggtctacggcggcaccgtcgagCGCGGCGTCTCGGCCGAAGACATCAAGCAGGACGGCGTCCGCGCCAGCGCCACTCTCGTcaggagctcctcctcctcctcctcttcctccactCCCGAGAAAGAGATCTTGCGTGCCAAGTACATCGTCGGCTGCGACGGCGCCCACAGCGTCGTCCGCCACAGCGCCGACGTGACGTTCGAGGGGTCGCAGTACCCGCAGCAGTACATCCTCTGCGACGCCAAGGTCCGCGGCGACTACGACGCCGAGCGcgtctccctcttcctcggcagccGCGTCATGGTCGTCTTCCCCCTCAGGGACGGCGTCATCCGCATGGTCGGCGAGCGCTCGTCGCGCAGCAAGCGCGAGGGCGACccggacgtcgccgagatcgaggcctTCATGGAGGAGGTCAtgggccgccgccccgagatcgaggaggcccTCTGGCTGGCGAGCTTCCGCTGGAACTGCCGCGGCGTCAACCGGTAccgcgacggccgcctgttcctcgccggcgacgccgcaCACATCCACTCCCCCGCCGGCGGGCAGGGCATGAACACGGGCATCCAGGACGCCGTCAACCTCGGCTGGAAGCTGGCGGCCGTCATCcgcggcgagaaggaggagtcCTTCCTCGACACGTATCACGAGGAGCGGCACCCGGTCGGCCAGCACCTGCTCACGGGGACGGACCGCATGTTCAGCATGGTGGCGTCGCAGAACACCATCTTCACCACCGTCCGCAACGCGCTGATGCCCTGGATCGTCCCGCGCGTGTGGAACAACCGGGCGCGGCGGCTGTCCGTCTACACCTTCATCTCGCAGATGGCCATCAAGTACCGGCGGAGCTCCATCGTCGGCACGGCCATCGGGTTCGAAGGGCCCGTGAGGGGCGGCTGGCGCGCGCCGGACGGCCAGTTGACGGACGAGAGGGGCGAGAAGGCGCGGTGGCTGCTCGGCATGACGAGCGCGCGCGACCACaccatcctcctcttcgctggcgtcgaggccgacgaggagaacctcgaggcggccgaggagaagctcgtGACGGACGGCCGGTTCAAGGAGtacgaggtcgtcaaggtgTACGCCGGCGACACGGTCGGCAAGGGGGGCTACAAGGACGTTGACGGCATGCTGCACAAGCGGTACGGGTTCGAGAAGGGGGCCGGGTTCGTGGTCGTCCGGCCGGACGGGTACGTCGAGTTCATCGGGCCGGCCGAGTGTGTCGAGGAGTTCCTCATGATGTGA
- a CDS encoding Hexose transporter, translated as MGWFGLKGGWLTFWVTVACATDMTLFGYDQGVFGGVIVTNDFLETMGIVGDDKLQSTVTAIYDIGCFLGAISTIWIGERWGRKNTILVGTTIMSVGAILQTAAFGLPQMFVGRVVAGIGNGINTSTAPVWQGETSKASWRGKLIVIEMIMNIFGFSLSNWVTFGFSFLPGSVSWRVPLAFQFLFIIILYGTVPWLPESPRWLIAKGRIPEAEQILADLEDRPVDDAYIQTQSKDIQWAVNYERENTVPWSDLLRGRTGETAGTGTVRRLILGMGTQAMQQFSGINVTSYYLPLVLINSVGLTNNMARLLAACNSVSYLLFSLIGIPNVERWGRRKMMMYAAFGQFVCYAVITVCIRHNEMDSLAPAIRSQWAKASIAFFFLYYVFFGIGWQGVPWLYPTEINSLSMRTKGAALGTATNWIVNFMVVEITPPGITSLGWRFYIIWTVFNFSFVPIVYLFYPETADRSLEDVDRFFADNHDVLVFRDKDATSSKRPLKYVAQEEEEIRKRNSGVVPGDVEDMLRRRGAAEKIKKGGDDEEMAFGEHKERT; from the exons ATGGGTTGGTTCGGGTTAAAGGGCGGATGGCTCACCTTCTGGGTGACGGTCGCCTGCGCGACAGACATGACGCTCTTCGG CTATGACCAGggcgtcttcggcggcgtcatcgtcacaAACGACTTCCTCGAGACCATGggcatcgtcggcgacgacaagcTCCAGTCCACCGTCACGGCCATCTACGACATCGGCtgcttcctcggcgccatctCCACCATCTGGATCGGCGAGCGCTGGGGCCGCAAGAAcaccatcctcgtcggcaccaccatcatgtccgtcggcgccatcttGCAGACTGCCGCCTTCGGCCTGCCCCAGATGTTCgtcggccgcgtcgtcgccggcatcggcaACGGCATCAACACCTCCACCGCCCCCGTCTGGCAGGGCGAGACGAGCAAGGCCAGCTGGAGGGGCAAGCTGATCGTCATCGAGATGATTATGAACATCTTTGGCTTCTCGCTGA GTAACTGGGTGACCTTTGGGTTCTCGTTCCTCCCCGGCTCCGTCTCGTGGCGCGTGCCTTTGGCATTCCAGttcctcttcatcatcatcctctaCGGCACCGTCCCCTGGCTTCCAGAGTCCCCTCG CTGGCTCATCGCCAAGGGCCGCATCCCCGAGGCCGAACAGATCCTCGCAGACCTCGAGGACCgccccgtcgacgacgcctaCATCCAGACGCAGTCCAAGGACATCCAGTGGGCCGTAAACTACGAGCGCGAGAACACCGTCCCGTGGTCCGACCTCCTCCGCGGGCGCACCGGCGAgaccgccggcaccggcaccgtccgccgcctcatcctcggcatGGGCACCCAGGCCATGCAGCAGTTCAGCGGCATTAACGTCACGAGCTACTACCTGCCCCTCGTGCTAATCAACTCGGTCGGCCTCACCAACAACATGGCCCGCCTGCTCGCGGCCTGCAACTCCGTCAGCTACCTGCTCTTCAGTCTGATTGGAATCCCCAACGTCGAGCGGTGGGGTCggaggaagatgatgatgt ACGCCGCGTTCGGCCAGTTCGTCTGCTACGCCGTCATCACCGTCTGCATCCGTCACAACGAGATGGACAGCCTCGCGCCGGCGATCCGGTCCCAGTGGGCCAAGGCCTCcatcgccttcttcttcctctactacgtcttcttcggcatcgGCTGGCAGGGCGTCCCCTGGCTGTACCCGACCGAGATCAACAGCTTGTCGATGCGCACAAagggcgccgccctcggcaccgcgACCAACTGGATCGTCAACTTCATGGTCGTCGAGATCACGCCGCCCGGCATCACCTCGCTCGGCTGGCGCTTCTACATCATCTGGACCGTCTTCAACTTCTCCTTCGTGCCCATCGTCTACCTCTTCTACCCGGAGACGGCCGACCGCTcgctcgaggacgtcgaccgcttcttcgccgacaaccacgacgtcctcgtcttccgcgACAAGGACGCCACCTCCTCCAAGCGCCCGCTCAAGTACGTCgcccaggaggaggaggagatccgGAAGCGCAACAGCGGCGTCGTGCccggcgatgtcgaggacaTGCTGCGCCGCAGGGGCGCCGCGGAGAAGATCAAGAAGGGaggggatgacgaggagatggcgTTTGGCGAGCACAAGGAGAGGACCTAA
- a CDS encoding C6 zinc finger domain protein, which translates to MGYIPGASLNKIWDDLSQETRQLVTSKTADLMYRVPSEMLIDMPPDPVDAEDEKSWQGSDNCDKAFSGMVLTLLSDHGDRVTGQLKWALPLG; encoded by the coding sequence ATGGGTTACATCCCCGGCGCGTCGTTAAACAAGATATGGGATGATCTGAGCCAAGAAACGCGTCAACTTGTGACTTCAAAGACCGCCGATCTGATGTACCGGGTGCCATCGGAAATGCTCATCGATATGCCACCCGATCCTGTCGACGCTGAAGATGAAAAGTCATGGCAAGGCTCCGATAATTGCGACAAGGCTTTCAGCGGCATGGTTCTCACTCTGTTGTCGGACCATGGTGATCGGGTGACGGGTCAGCTGAAGTGGGCATTACCTTTGGGCTGA
- a CDS encoding Calcium/calmodulin-dependent protein kinase type 1B, which produces MSLHSDLVQESKLETTFFPSHTRHTFYQRGTTGRERRLKVEEQWTRKKRLGQGAYGTVWLETCDRPARQSVPAVRAVKEIPIDAAKSDKVEYLQELEAIMKFSQSRYTPCFVQSFGWFEGPESIYITMEYIAKGDLQQHLRHPIPERETKMVAFQLAEGLEHMHTNGFTHRDLKPGNILVVCGSPNWLVQISDFGISKRLRSDQSTLGTIRKGTLGFMAPEMLGFVKDRGYPHAVDIWSLGAVVYRMLTNGSLLADFSQLHKYALGEASLPTEDLDSCGATPSLRDLLNQLLAPSPRTRPSATHVLEHEWFKNDIGTSLEDTVETGGDDDLAGKLQLDALGFRHEAPDSTDETGDSYSAAWSTVVLSETTTRPLEGKTVNKPAAETAEGIVSSGTVEGPDENALDAVSNENTIPVQPHIPLTTTRCTTAEAQTSEIHVEQGYSASHVESQKVELDTVVIPIPMGDRDDVPPSRTLPWTPLHTASKYGQIERVRRFVEEGADFTLAISSGSTPLSLASSNGHPDVVKLLLDKGASCNVVNNSGWTPLCAALSGGHCEVAKLLILNGADVTAAISDGGTPLHVAVSNGYPDVVKLLLERGADPNAATNEGWTALSWASDRGNVDLVKLLLDWGANSNASVTANISTPLHIAVSAGHLEVVRLLLAKGADCNITTGSGWTPLHSAVKYGQTKSAELLLEYGADVARADKLGWTPLLGAADGGNLSIAILLLSKGANTAATTADGWTALGFASARGDFGLVKLLLERGADPKVASAGLTPLGLATNNGHELVAKLLRDKMSLNSFFPRVGNSRRTFRLRNKGFTTVTFSKTK; this is translated from the exons ATGTCTCTCCACTCGGACCTCGTCCAGGAATCGAAACTCGAGACGACCTTCTTCCCGAGCCACACCCGACACACCTTCTACCAGCGCGGGACGACAGGCCGCGAACGAAGActcaaggtcgaggagcaaTGGACGCGGAAGAAgcgcctcggccagggcgccTACGGCACCGTCTGGTTGGAGACGTGCGATCGGCCCGCGAGGCAGAGCGTACCGGCCGTCCGGGCCGTCAAGGAGATAcccatcgacgccgccaagtcgGACAAGGTTGAATACCTCCAAGAGCTGGAGGCCATCATGAAGTTTTCTCAGTCACGG TACACACCCTGTTTCGTCCAGTCCTTTGGCTGGTTTGAAGGTCCCGAGTCCATTTACATCACGATGGAGTACATCGCCAAGGGAGACCTGCAGCAACATCTTAGACATCCCATCCCCGAACGGGAGACCAAGATGGTTGCTTTCCAGCTGGCGGAAGGCCTCGAGCACATGCACACGAACGGCTTCACGCACAGGGACCTGAAGCCAGGG AACATACTTGTCGTCTGCGGCAGTCCCAACTGGCTTGTGCAAATATCAGACTTCGGCATCAGCAAGCGGCTGCGATCTGATCAGTCCACCCTCGGCACTATCCGCAAGGGGACGCTGGGCTTCATGGCTCCAGAGATGCTCGGCTTCGTGAAGGACAGGGGGTACCCGCACGCCGTCGATATCTGGTCCTTAGGGGCCGTGGTGTACCGCATGTTGACGAACGGTTCCCTGCTCGCAGACTTCTCGCAGCTTCACAAGTACGCGCTGGGCGAGGCCTCGCTGCCgaccgaggacctcgactCATGTGGCGCAACGCCATCTCTCAGGGACCTTTTAAACCAGCTCCTTGCGCCGTCGCCTAGGACGCGACCGTCCGCCACGCATGTTTTGGAGCACGAATGGTTCAAAAACGATATCGGAACCTCGTTGGAAGATACCGTGGAAACCGGGGGGGACGATGATCTTGCTGGCAAACTCCAGCTTGATGCCCTTGGCTTCCGCCACGAGGCCCCGGATTCCACTGACGAAACAGGTGACTCCTACTCCGCTGCCTGGAGTACTGTCGTGTTATCGGAAACGACAACCCGGCCATTGGAAGGGAAGACTGTGAACAAGCCAGCGGCCGAAACGGCCGAGGGCATCGTCAGTTCCGGCACGGTCGAAGGCCCGGACGAGAATGCGTTAGACGCTGTCAGTAACGAAAACACCATCCCGGTACAGCCTCACATTCCACTCACAACGACACGTTGTACTACGGCAGAGGCCCAAACGTCAGAGATACATGTCGAACAAGGCTACAGCGCTTCTCATGTCGAATCCCAAAAAGTCGAACTCGACACTGTCGTCATCCCGATTCCCATGGGCGATAGGGACGATGTTCCACCCTCCAGAACACTTCCATGGACGCCGCTTCACACCGCCTCGAAATACGGTCAAATCGAACGCGTCAGGAGATTCGTCGAGGAGGGGGCGGACTTCACGCTTGCGATCTCCAGCGGCTCGACGCCActctccttggcctcgtccaaCGGCCACCCAGACGTGGTGAAATTGCTTCTCGACAAGGGGGCGAGCTGCAATGTCGTCAACAACAGCGGGTGGACGCCGCTCTGCGCCGCGCTGTCCGGGGGCCATTGTGAAGTCGCCAAGCTGCTCATCCTGAATGGAGCAGATGTTACAGCAGCAATCTCTGACGGGGGGACGCCACTGCATGTGGCCGTAAGCAACGGCTACCCAGACGTCGTGAAGCTGCTCCTCGAGAGAGGGGCGGATCCAAACGCTGCCACCAACGAGGGCTGGACGGCTCTCTCTTGGGCCTCAGACCGCGGCAATGTCGACCTTGTCAAGTTGCTCCTCGACTGGGGAGCCAACAGCAACGCCTCGGTCACCGCTAACATATCAACGCCGCTTCACATAGCCGTGAGTGCCGGCCACCTCGAGGTTGTCAGGCTGCTCCTCGCCAAGGGGGCAGACTGCAACATCACAACTGGCAGCGGTTGGACGCCGCTCCATTCTGCCGTGAAATACGGTCAAACGAAGTCGGCCGAGTTGCTGCTCGAGTATGGGGCGGACGTCGCCCGGGCCGACAAGCTGGGGTGGACGCCGCTCCTGGGGGCGGCAGACGGGGGGAATCTTTCGATCGCCATCCTGCTGCTCAGCAAGGGGGCAAATACCGCAGCCACCACCGCAGACGGCTGGACGGCGCTTGGGTTCGCCTCCGCCCGGGGCGATTTCGGCCTCGTCAAACTCCTACTCGAGAGGGGGGCCGACCCCAAGGTTGCTTCCGCAGGGCTGACGCCGCTCGGCCTGGCCACGAACAACGGCCATGAGCTGGTTGCCAAGCTGCTCCGCGACAAGATGAGCCTCAACTCCTTTTTTCCTCGCGTTGGAAATTCAAGACGCACTTTCCGTCTACGAAATAAAGGATTTACAACAGTTACTTTCTCCAAGACCAAATAA
- a CDS encoding Het-s domain protein: MPAELVLAVVAAADLCLKYGKALTVVYRDIKGAEEGVRSKLLLVEAIWSKTATQVDFLKRVAGVLEEEHCRIHLEILQVLQGKLNISISKIESVVKGGSSGSEVKRWKYARLREAIDDSISELQQWQSIFDPTWYLILRMGNRFIDDELSKQSDELAVETLSLQTSSTSSSGNSALASAQDLRHTLKGDGGSAMHISLPENGLEWETAREVEYSTTILVKRQGSDRVFAVDTISCRAEYDILRVRTDAEGMAKKLKRDDIGIFGLLSCKGVVKRKDADTRRLASLSLVFQLPSAFHNTAVTPVSLRTHLLQERSFSVSRVLDVAKQLARAVSFVHTVDFVHKNIRPETILVFPDHDSGSPSELGSAFLLGFDSFRNINFHTLKMGDEAWERNLYRHPSRQGLQAQEAYIMQHDVYSLGVCLLEIGLWDSFVQYGSPLDDETKREKVPVPGRRLSDGLESVLCEDGDIAGKMKVKDELVSLARSRLPLCMGSRYAAVVVTCLTCLDEDTEEFRGEDMQDEDGILVGVRFIEKVLVRLGEIVI; this comes from the exons ATGCCCGCCGAGTTGGttctcgccgtcgtggcAGCCGCTGACCTATGTCTCAA ATACGGCAAGGCTCTCACGGTCGTCTACCGAGACATCAAAGGGGCTGAAGAAGGCGTGAGATCCAAGCTGCTGCTTGTGGAGGCCATATGGAGCAAGACCGCCACCCAAGTCGACTTCCTCAAGAgggtcgccggcgtcctggaggaggagcacTGCCGCATCCACCTTGAGATCCTGCAGGTCCTCCAGGGCAAGCTGAACATCTCGATATCCAAGATCGAAtccgtcgtcaagggcggCAGCTCGGGTTCCGAAGTCAAGCGGTGGAAATACGCCCGCCTccgcgaggccatcgacgactCCATCTCGGAGCTCCAGCAGTGGCAGAGCATCTTCGACCCGACCTGGTATCTCATCCTGCGCATGGGGAACAggttcatcgacgacgagctgtCGAAGCAGTCCGACGAGTTGGCGGTGGAGACCCTCTCGCTGCAGACATCGTCCACGTCCAGCTCGGGGAACTCAGCCCTCGCATCCGCGCAGGACCTCCGTCATACTTTGAAGGGGGACGGGGGCTCCGCCATGCACATCTCCCTACCGGAGAACGGTCTGGAATGGGAAACCGCGCGGGAGGTCGAGTACTCGACCACCATTCTGGTCAAGCGGCAGGGCTCCGACAGGGTGTTCGCGGTCGACACGATATCCTGTCGTGCCGAATACGACATCCTCCGCGTCAGGACGGACGCCGAGGGaatggccaagaagctgAAGCGGGACGACATCGGCATCTTCGGGCTCCTCTCCTGCAAGGGCGTCGTGAAGCGGAAAGACGCCGACACCCGGCGGCTGGCCTCGCTGAGCCTTGTCTTCCAGCTTCCTTCCGCCTTTCACAACACAGCCGTGACGCCGGTCAGTCTGCGGACCCATCTCCTGCAGGAGCGGTCGTTCAGCGTGAGCCGCGTGCTGGACGTCGCGAAGCAGCTGGCGAGGGCGGTCAGCTTCGTCCACACGGTCGACTTCGTGCACAAGAACATACGCCCCGAGACGATCCTCGTCTTCCCGGACCACGACTCTGGGTCGCCCTCGGAGCTGGGCTCGGCCTTCCTCCTGGGCTTCGACTCGTTCCGTAATATCAACTTCCATACGCTGAAAATGGGCGACGAGGCGTGGGAGCGGAACCTTTACCGACACCCGAGCCGCCAGGGGCTCCAGGCCCAGGAGGCCTACATCATGCAGCACGACGTGTACAGCCTCGGAGTATGCCTTCTCGAGATCGGGCTTTGGGATAGCTTTGTCCAGTACGGCTCTCCCCTGGACGACGAAACGAAGCGAGAAAAGGTTCCAGTCCCGGGGAGGAGGCTGAGTGACGGGCTTGAAAGTGTTCTATGTGAGGATGGAGACATCGCCGGGAAGATGAAGGTCAAGGATGAGCTGGTCAGCCTCGCAAGGTCTCGCTTACCGCTCTGCATGGGCAGCCGGTACGCGGCTGTGGTGGTTACGTGTCTCACGTGCCTTGATGAGGACACTGAGGAGTTCAGGGGCGAGGATATGCAAGATGAGGATGGCATCTTGGTCGGGGTGCGGTTCATCGAGAAGGTGCTCGTACGACTCGGTGAGATTGTGATCTAG